In Primulina eburnea isolate SZY01 chromosome 5, ASM2296580v1, whole genome shotgun sequence, a single window of DNA contains:
- the LOC140832878 gene encoding uncharacterized protein, whose product MKKTAQQEECVRGTLRGHERRMIVQSGKYNDLLKMGMYFKALVTAHESSLELVEVETIIFYLNIRQMDDKNIGF is encoded by the exons ATGAAGAAAACTGCTCAACAAGAG GAATGTGTGAGAGGAACCCTTAGAG GTCATGAGAGACGGATGATTGTTCAATCTGGAAAATACAATGACCTCCTGAAAATGGGCATGTATTTCAAAGCTTTGGTAACAGCCCATGAGTCATCGTTGGAACTTGTAGAGGTGGAGACaatcattttttatttgaatatacGTCAGATGG ATGACAAGAATATTGGATTTTGA